The DNA segment CTACAAGCACGCCGGTATCAGCCTGCACGATGGCAAGCACGCCATGGTGTACAGCCGCCTGTCGCGCCGCCTGCGCGATACGCGGCTGGACAGTTTTGACGACTACCTGTCCTGGCTGGAAAAGCAGCCAGGCGATGCCCCGGAATGGCAGGAATTCGTCAATGCGCTGACCACCAATCTGACCTCGTTCTTTCGCGAGCAGCACCATTTCGAGATCTTTGCGCAGCACCTGCGCAGCAAGCAGCAGCCGTCGTGGAAGGTCTGGTGCAATGCCGCATCGACCGGGGAGGAGCCTTATTCCATCGTGATGACGGCCCAGGAAGCGCTGGGTGCCAATGCGCAGTTCAAGCTCACGGCCAGCGACATCGATTCCAAGGTGCTGGCCACGGCATCGAACGGTGTCTACCGCCTGGACAATGTGAAGAACCTGAGCCAGGAGCGTCTGCGCCGCTTCTTCATGAAGGGCAAGGGGGCCAACGAAGGCATGGTGCGCGTCAAGCCGGAGCTGCGCCGCGCATGATTGACTTCATGCAGGTCAATCTGATCAAGGACGACTGGCCCTTCCAGGAGTCCTTCGATGTGGTGTTCTGCCGCAACGTGATGATCTACTTTGATGCGCCCACGCAGCGCCGTGTGCTGGAGAAGATCCACCGCGTGCTCAAGCCGGGTGGCATGCTGTTTGTGGGGCATGCCGAGAATTTCAGCGAATCGCGCGACCTCTTTACCTTGCGCGGCAAGACCGTGTACGAGCGTCGCTGAACGGGCTGCGCCGGTTATTGGAACAAAGGTCCACCATGAATCCTCTGCGAAAAGGCGTACCGATGTCGTCCAATCCCTTGGGGGGCGGCTTTGGCTCGTCCCTTGCCTTTGGTGAGCGCCGGGGTCCCGTGCCCAAGATGGCGCCGCCGAGTGCCCCGGTGTTCCACCGGCCGGCGGCCGCACAGCCGCCCGCGCCGCCGTCGTCACTGGAGGCGCTCAAGCGCCGTACGCCCAAGCCGGGCGAGGCCTCGTTCTTCTATTTCGATCCGCATTTCCAGTTCAACGCCGTCAAGGTGTTGCCGGGCGAGTATTTCGTGACGGGCGAGAACATGGCCATCGTCACGGTGCTGGGCTCGTGCATTGCTGCCTGCCTGTGGGACCGCACCCTGAACATCGGTGGCATGAACCACTTCATGCTGCCCGATGGTGATGCTGGCGATGTCTCCGGCCGCTACGGCTCGTATGCGATGGAGCTGCTGATCAACGAGATGATGAAGCTGGGCGCGCGCCGCGAGACCATGCAGGCCAAGATCTTTGGCGGCGGTCAGGTGATGGCCAACTTCACCACCATGAATGTGGGTGAGCGCAACACCGATTTCGTCACCCAGTATCTGAATACCGAGCGCATCCCCATCGTCTCCGAGGATGTGCTCGACATCTATCCACGCAAAGTGGTCTACTTTCCGACCACCGGCAAGGCCCTGGTCAAGCGCTTGGCGCATGCCCACCCCGAAGAGCTGGTGGCGCAGGAACGTCGCGGCAATGCCGCCACGGTGGCACAGTCCAATGCCGGCGGCAGCGTAGACCTGTTTTGAGAGAGGTTTGAGGGAATGAGCAAGAAGATCCGTGTGATCGTGGTCGACGACTCCGCGCTGGTGCGCAGCCTGCTGGCCGAGATCATCAACCGACAAAGCGATATGGAGTGCATCGGCACGGCCAACGACCCGTTGATTGCCCGCGAAATGATCCGCGAACTCAACCCCGATGTGATCACGCTGGACGTGGAAATGCCACGCATGGACGGTATCGACTTTCTCGGCCGCCTGATGCGCCTGCGCCCCATGCCGGTGCTGATGATTTCCACGCTGACCGAGCGCGGTGCCGAAGTGACCATGCGCGCGCTGGAACTGGGTGCCGTGGACTTTGTGGCCAAGCCCCGCGTGGGGGTTGCCAATGGTCTGCAGGACCTGGCCAACCAGATTGTGGACAAGATCCGCGTAGCGGCGGTGGCCCAGGTGCACCGTGCGGTGCCCGCGGCCCGTCCGGCCATGGCGCCTGCGGCCAAGGGGGCTGCACCGGGTGTGGCGCCCGCTCCCGTGTCGTCGGCCTCCTTGCTGGGCCGTCTGTCCACCGAAAAGGTGATTGCCATCGGTGCCTCCACCGGGGGGACCGAGGCCATCAAGGAAGTGCTGGTGCAGCTGCCGGCCGACTCCCCGGCCATTGTCATCACCCAGCACATGCCGCCTGGCTTTACCACCAGCTTTGCTGCACGCCTGAACGGGCTGTGTCAGATCACGGTGAAGGAAGCCGTGCAGGGCGAACGTATCCTGCCCGGTCATGCCTATATCGCTCCGGGCGGCAAGCAGTTCTCCATTGCCCGCAGCGGCGCCAACTATGTGGCCGTGGTCAATGATGAGCCGCCGGTCAACCGGCACAAGCCTTCCGTGGAAGTGCTGTTCAAGTCCGTCGCCGCCTGCGTCGGCCGCAATGCCTTTGGCGTGATGCTGACCGGCATGGGGGCCGACGGGGCCGCCGCGATGCGCGAGATGAAGGACGCCGGCAGCTACAACTATGTGCAGGACGAAGCCAGCTGCATCGTCTTCGGCATGCCGCGCGAAGCCATTGCCCATGGTGCCGCCGATGAGGTGCTGCCGCTGACGCAGATTGCCAGCGCTCCAGTGCCGCCATCAGTGCCGCTTCGATCTCTCCATCCCGCAGCTGCAGTTGCACCGCACGGGCGTTGTCGGTGGCATACAGGCTGCCATCGGCCAGGGTGGCTTGGATGGTGGCTTGCTCCGTTTCCAGTGCCGCAATCTGCGCCGGCAGCTGTTCCAGCTCGCGCTGTTCCTTGTAGCTGAGCTTGCGCTTGGCGGCGGGAGCGGCGGCCGGGGCTGAGGTGCTGGCGGTGGCCGCTTCCTTGGCGGGGGCGGGTTTGGAGGCTCCGGCCTTGGCCGCCTGTTCGGCCGCCGCCTTGCTGCGCTTGGACTGGACCAGCCAGTCCTGCACGCCGCCTTCGTACTCGCGCCACTGGCCATTGCCTTCGGCGGCAATGGTGCTGGTGACGACGTTGTCCATGAAGGTCCGGTCGTGGCTGACCAGGAAGACGGTGCCGTCGTAGTTTTGCAGCAGGTCTTCCAGCAGCTCCAGTGTGTCGATGTCCAGGTCGTTGGTGGGTTCGTCCAGCACCAGCACATTCGTGGGGCGGGCGAACAGCCGTGCCAGCAGCAGGCGGTTGCGTTCACCGCCCGAGAGGCTGCGTACAGGCGAGTTGGCCCGGGCCGGGGAGAACAGGAAGTCCCCCAGGTAGCTTTTCACATGCTTGCGCTGGTTGCCGATCTCGATCCATTCGCTGCCGGGGCTGATGAAGTCTTCCAGCGTGGCATCCAGGTCCAGCGCATTGCGCATCTGGTCAAAGTAGGCCACGGTGATGTTGGTGCCCTGGCGCACCGTGCCCCAGGGGCTTTCGCCGGGCTCGGGTGCAGGGGCGTTGGCGGGGGCCGGGTCGGGCTGCAGCTGGCCCAGGATGAGCTTGAGCAGCGTGGTCTTGCCGGCGCCGTTGGGGCCCAGCAGGCCGATCTTGTCGCCGCGCAAGATGGTGGCACTGAAATCATCGACGATCACGCGGTCGCCAAAGGCCTTGCTCACGTGGGTCAGCTCGGACACCAGCTTGCCGCTTTTCTCGCCGCTGCTGACATCCATCTTCACGCTGCCCTGGGCGGTGCGACGGGCCGCATGTTCGCTCCGCAGTTCCTGCAGGCGCACGATGCGTGCGGTGGCACGGGTACGGCGGGCTTCCACGCCCTTGCGGATCCAGATTTCTTCCTGGGCCAGCAACTTGTCGGCCTTGGCATTGATCACGGCTTCCTGTGCCAGCTGTTCCGCCTTGTTGGTCACATAGGCCGCGAAGTTGCCGGGGTAGGAGGTCAGCTCGCCACGGTCCAGCTCGACGATCCGGGTGGCCACGTTGTCCAGGAAGGAGCGGTCGTGGGTGATGAGCACAATCGCCCCCTTGAACTCCTTGAGCAGACCTTCCAGCCATTCGATGGAGTCCAGATCCAGGTGGTTGGTGGGCTCGTCCAGCAGCAGCACATCGGGTTGTGTCACCAGGGCCTGGGCCAGTGCCACGCGCTTGCGCACACCGCCCGACAGATTGCTGATCAGCGCATCGGCCTTCAGGTGCAGGCGTTGCAGGGTTTCCTCCACGCGCTGCTCCCAGTTCCAGGCATCTTGCGCCTCGATGCGGGACTGCAGGGCGTCCAGATCCACGCCGTCGGCGCCGGACAGGTACTGATCGCGCAGTGCAGCCACTTCCGCCAGCCCGGTGGAAGCGGCCTGGAACACCGTGTGCTTCGGCTGCAGATCGGGCTCCTGTGCCACATAGGCAATGCGTACGCCCGTCTGCACTTGCAGATTGCCGTCGTCCGGGTGGGCCAAGCCTCCCAGAATCTTCAAGAGCGAAGACTTTCCAGCGCCGTTGCGGCCGATCAGCCCCACGCGTTCATTGGTTTCCAGGGAGAAGCTGGCGTGATCCAGCAGTGCCACATGCCCGAAAGCGAGCTGTGCGTCCAGTAAGGTGATGAGTGCCATGTTGCCGCCATTATCCAAGGCAGCGCGCAGCGCTGCCTTGGAAAGGCTGTGGCCGGTCTGCACCAGGATGGTGAGAGTTCGGGATAACCCGGAAATCCCGTGCTATGATCCGTCTCCTGCCAAGTTGCAAGCCATCGGTAAGCAACGGAAGGAAGTCAAAAAATTTTTCCGAAGTTCTTCAGATTTCGGCATACAATGCAAGGCTTCGCTGCTGAGAGCTACCGGCTACGGCGGTCAGGAGGATCAAAAAATTCTTTGATCTGCACGATGAAAGTTGTGCTACAATACAAGGCTTCGCTGATCGCAGCGGACTGAATTCAAAACAGAGATTCTGGTTTGAATCGCATCATTAAAAATGTACAGCCGATAAGCGTGGGCGTTTGAAGGCGATTGCCAAATGTTCTTCGGAACTAAACAAACGCTCACAAAAACAGTAATGAGGAAAGAGAAATCTTTCTTGATTCCGTCAAGTGAGTGAGTAGTCGAAAGACTTTAAATTCAAGATCGAACTGTAGAGTTTGATCCTGGCTCAGATTGAACGCTGGCGGCATGCTTTACACATGCAAGTCGAACGGCAGCACGGACTTCGGTCTGGTGGCGAGTGGCGAACGGGTGAGTAATACATCGGAACGTGCCCAGTTGTGGGGGATAACTACTCGAAAGAGTAGCTAATACCGCATGAGAACTGAGGTTGAAAGCAGGGGATCGCAAGACCTTGCGCAACTGGAGCGGCCGATGGCAGATTAGGTAGTTGGTGGGATAAAAGCTTACCAAGCCGACGATCTGTAGCTGGTCTGAGAGGACGACCAGCCACACTGGGACTGAGACACGGCCCAGACTCCTACGGGAGGCAGCAGTGGGGAATTTTTGGACAATGGGCGAAAGCCTGATCCAGCAATGCCGCGTGCAGGATGAAGGCCTTCGGGTTGTAAACTGCTTTTGTACGGAACGAAAAGCTTCGGGTTAATACCCTGGAGTCATGACGGTACCGTAAGAATAAGCACCGGCTAACTACGTGCCAGCAGCAGCCGCGGTAATACGTAGGGTGCAAGCGTTAATCGGAATTACTGGGCGTAAAGCGTGCGCAGGCGGTCTTGTAAGACAGAGGTGAAATCCCCGGGCTCAACCTGGGAACTGCCTTTGTGACTGCAAGGCTGGAGTGCGGCAGAGGGGGATGGAATTCCGCGTGTAGCAGTGAAATGCGTAGATATGCGGAGGAACACCGATGGCGAAGGCAATCCCCTGGGCCTGCACTGACGCTCATGCACGAAAGCGTGGGGAGCAAACAGGATTAGATACCCTGGTAGTCCACGCCCTAAACGATGTCAACTGGTTGTTGGGTCTTAACTGACTCAGTAACGAAGCTAACGCGTGAAGTTGACCGCCTGGGGAGTACGGCCGCAAGGTTGAAACTCAAAGGAATTGACGGGGACCCGCACAAGCGGTGGATGATGTGGTTTAATTCGATGCAACGCGAAAAACCTTACCCACCTTTGACATGTACGGAATCCTTTAGAGATAGAGGAGTGCTCGAAAGAGAGCCGTAACACAGGTGCTGCATGGCTGTCGTCAGCTCGTGTCGTGAGATGTTGGGTTAAGTCCCGCAACGAGCGCAACCCTTGCCATTAGTTGCTACGAAAGGGCACTCTAATGGGACTGCCGGTGACAAACCGGAGGAAGGTGGGGATGACGTCAAGTCCTCATGGCCCTTATAGGTGGGGCTACACACGTCATACAATGGCTGGTACAAAGGGTTGCCAACCCGCGAGGGGAGCTAATCCCATAAAGCCAGTCGTAGTCCGGATCGCAGTCTGCAACTCGACTGCGTGAAGTCGGAATCGCTAGTAATCGTGGATCAGAATGTCACGGTGAATACGTTCCCGGGTCTTGTACACACCGCCCGTCACACCATGGGAGCGGGTCTCGCCAGAAGTAGGTAGCCTAACCGTAAGGAGGGCGCTTACCACGGCGGGGTTCGTGACTGGGGTGAAGTCGTAACAAGGTAGCCGTATCGGAAGGTGCGGCTGGATCACCTCCTTTCTGGAAACAAGCAATCAAGTTTGAACGTCCACACTTATCGGTTGTTGGAACAAGCCAGGTGGCTCGCTGATGAAGCGGGCTGCATGGAATGGGTCTGTAGCTCAGCTGGTTAGAGCACTGTGTTGATAACGCAGGGGTCGTTGGTTCGAGCCCAACTAGACCCACCATTAGGTTCCGATGCCAGTGCAAGAGGATCCCGGGGATTAGCTCAGCTGGGAGAGCACCTGCTTTGCAAGCAGGGGGTCGTCGGTTCGATCCCGTCATCCTCCACCAATGAAAAAGATAGCGCCCAAAGGTGCTACAATCATTGGCTCGGCATATGAGAGTTCAATACAAAAGCAGTCTTGCAAAGACTGCTTTTGTATTGATCGATCCGATCAATAGGCTGTTCTTTAAAAATTCATAGAGTCGAAAATCAGCGTTGCTGGTGGAAAGCATGAAAAATGCACCGTGCCACCAGCAACGATTTTGATTGCGTCAACACGAATTCAAACTTTGAATTCAAGTAATGACGAATCATTCTCTAGGCGCAAATCGAAAGATTTGCACCGAAGAATCATTCACATTACGGCATAACGCGTAAGGTGAGAGACCTTACAAGTCTTTGAAAACCGAAATGGCGACCATCTCGCAAGAGAGGTCAAAGTTATAGGGTCAAGTGACTAAGAGCATGTGGTGGATGCCTTGGCGATTACAGGCGACGAAAGACGTGATAGCCTGCGATAAGCTTCGGGGAGCTGGCAAATAAGCTTTGATCCGGAGATTTCTGAATGGGGAAACCCACCTAGCAATAGGTATCGGCAGCTGAATACATAGGCTGTCGAAGCGAACCTGGAGAACTGAAACATCTAAGTACCCAGAGGAAAAGACATCAACCGAGATTCCGATAGTAGTGGCGAGCGAATTCGGAACAGCCTTCTAGTGATAGTCAGACGGTTAACAAAACGGAATGGAAAGTCCGGCCATAGTGGGTGATAGCCCCGTATGTGAAAACCGACTGGTGGTACTGAGCTAGAGAAAAGTAGGGCGGGGCACGAGAAACCCTGTCTGAATATGGGGGGGGACCATCCTCCAAGGCTAAATACTCGTAATCGACCGATAGTGAACCAGTACCGTGAGGGAAAGGCGAAAAAAAGAACCCCGGGAGGGGAGTGAAATAGATCCTGAAACCGCATGCTTACAAAAAGTCGGAGCCTCGTAAGGGGTGACGGCGTACCTTTTGTATAATGGGTCAGCGACTTACATTCAGTGGCAAGCTTAACCGAGTAGGGGAGGCGTAGAGAAATCGAGTCCGAATAGGGCGTCCAGTCGCTGGGTGTAGACCCGAAACCAAGTGATCTATCCATGGCCAGGATGAAGGTGCCGTAACAGGTACTGGAGGTCCGAACCGACTGATGTTGCAAAATCAGCGGATGAGCTGTGGATAGGGGTGAAAGGCTAAACAAACTTGGAAATAGCTGGTTCTCTCCGAAAACTATTTAGGTAGTGCCTCAAGTATTACCTGCGGGGGTAGAGCACTGTTTAGGCTAGGGGGTCATGGCGACTTACCAAACCTATGCAAACTCCGAATACCGCAGAGTACAGCTTGGGAGACAGAGCACCGGGTGCTAACGTCCGGACTCAAGAGGGAAACAACCCAGACCGCCAGCTAAGGTCCCTAAAATTGGCTAAGTGGGAAACGAAGTGGGAAGGCTAAAACAGTCAGGATGTTGGCTTAGAAGCAGCCATCATTTAAAGAAAGCGTAATAGCTCACTGATCGAGTCGTCCTGCGCGGAAGATGTAACGGGGCTAAGCCAGTTACCGAAGCTGCGGATGTGCAATTTATTGCACGTGGTAGGAGAGCGTTCTGTAAGCCTGTGAAGGTGCCTGGTAACGGGTGCTGGAGGTATCAGAAGTGCGAATGCTGACATGAGTAGCGTTAAAGCGGGTGAAAAGCCCGCTCGCCGTAAGCGCAAGGTTTCCTACGCAACGTTCATCGGCGTAGGGTGAGTCGGCCCCTAAGGCGAGGCAGAGATGCGTAGCTGATGGGAAACAGGTCAATATTCCTGTACCGATCAATAGTGCGATGTGGGGACGGAGAAGGTTAGCTCAGCCAACTGTTGGATATGTTGGTTCAAGCCTGTAGTCGTGGTCCTTAGGCAAATCCGGGGATCTTAGATGAGGGGTGATAACGAGTGTGCTTGCACACGAAGTGAGTGATACCCTGCTTCCAGGAAAAGCCACTAAGCTTCAGCTATTGACGACCGTACCGCAAACCGACACTGGTGCGCGAGATGAGTATTCTAAGGCGCTTGAGAGAACTCAGGAGAAGGAACTCGGCAAATTGATACCGTAACTTCGGGAGAAGGTATGCCCCTAGTAAGTGAAGTTGTACAAATGGAGCTAAACGGGGTTGCAAAAATCGGTGGCTGCGACTGTTTAATAAAAACACAGCACTCTGCAAACACGAAAGTGGACGTATAGGGTGTGACGCCTGCCCGGTGCTGGAAGATTAAATGATGGGGTGCAAGCTCTTGATTGAAGTCCCAGTAAACGGCGGCCGTAACTATAACGGTCCTAAGGTAGCGAAATTCCTTGTCGGGTAAGTTCCGACCTGCACGAATGGCGTAACGATGGCCACACTGTCTCCTCCTGAGACTCAGCGAAGTTGAAATGTTTGTGATGATGCAATCTCCCCGCGGAAAGACGGAAAGACCCCATGAACCTTTACTGTAGCTTTGTATTGGACTTTGAACGGATCTGTGTAGGATAGGTGGGAGGCTTTGAAGTGTGGTCGCTAGATCACATGGAGCCAACGTTGAAATACCACCCTGGTGCGTTTGAGGTTCTAACCTAGGTCCATTATCTGGATCGGGGACAGTGCATGGTAGGCAGTTTGACTGGGGCGGTCTCCTCCCAAAGCGTAACGGAGGAGTTCGAAGGTACGCTAGTTACGGTCGGACATCGTGACGATAGTGCAATGGCATAAGCGTGCTTAACTGCGAGACTGACAAGTCGAGCAGATGCGAAAGCAGGACATAGTGATCCGGTGGTTCTGTATGGAAGGGCCATCGCTCAACGGATAAAAGGTACTCTGGGGATAACAGGCTGATACCGCCCAAGAGTTCATATCGACGGCGGTGTTTGGCACCTCGATGTCGGCTCATCTCATCCTGGGGCTGTAGTCGGTCCCAAGGGTATGGCTGTTCGCCATTTAAAGAGGTACGTGAGCTGGGTTTAAAACGTCGTGAGACAGTTTGGTCCCTATCTTCCGTGGGCGTTGCAGATTTGAGGAAGCCTGCTCCTAGTACGAGAGGACCGGAGTGGACACACCTCTGGTGTATCGGTTGTCACGCCAGTGGCATTGCCGAGTAGCTACGTGTGGAAGAGATAACCGCTGAAAGCATCTAAGCGGGAAACTCGTTTCAAGATGAGATCTGCCGGGGCCTTGAGCCCCTGAAGGGTCGTTGTAGACCACGACGTTGATAGGCTGGGTGTGGAAGCGCAGTAATGCGTTAAGCTAACCAGTACTAATTGCCCGAGCGGCTTGACCCTATAACTTTGACTGCCAGTAGGTAGTACAAGACTGTTATGCCAAAGTAGGCGCAATCGAAATACAAGCTGATTTACAGACTCTATGAATTGACTGGGTAGTGCACAGCACTGCCTGGTGACAAGTTATGCCTGATGACCATAGCGATTTGGTACCACTCCTTCCCATCCCGAACAGGACAGTGAAACGAATTTGCGCCGATGATAGTGCGGGTTCCCGTGTGAAAGTAGGTCATCGTCAGGCTCTTACAGCAAGAGCGCCCAGTCGAGCGACTGGGCGCTTTCTTTTCCCTTTGAGTGCATCGAAGAGAAAAGAAAGCGTTAAAAGCGCAAAAGCACGATGAAAGTTGTGCTACAATACAAGGCTTCGCTGATCACAGCGGACTGAATTCAAAGCAGAGATTCTGGTTTGAATCGCATCATTAAAAATGTACAGCCGATAAGCGTGGGCGTTTGAAGGCGATTGCCAAATGTTCTTCGGAACTAAACAAACGCTCACAAAAACAGTAATGAGGAAAGAGAAATCTTTCTTGATTCCGTCAAGTGAGTGAGTAGTCGAAAGACTTTAAATTCAAGATCGAACTGTAGAGTTTGATCCTGGCTCAGATTGAACGCTGGCGGCATGCTTTACACATGCAAGTCGAACGGCAGCACGGACTTCGGTCTGGTGGCGAGTGGCGAACGGGTGAGTAATACATCGGAACGTGCCCAGTTGTGGGGGATAACTACTCGAAAGAGTAGCTAATACCGCATGAGAACTGAGGTTGAAAGCAGGGGATCGCAAGACCTTGCGCAACTGGAGCGGCCGATGGCAGATTAGGTAGTTGGTGGGATAAAAGCTTACCAAGCCGACGATCTGTAGCTGGTCTGAGAGGACGACCAGCCACACTGGGACTGAGACACGGCCCAGACTCCTACGGGAGGCAGCAGTGGGGAATTTTGGACAATGGGCGAAAGCCTGATCCAGCAATGCCGCGTGCAGGATGAAGGCCTTCGGGTTGTAAACTGCTTTTGTACGGAACGAAAAGCTTCGGGTTAATACCCTGGAGTCATGACGGTACCGTAAGAATAAGCACCGGCTAACTACGTGCCAGCAGCCGCGGTAATACGTAGGGTGCAAGCGTTAATCGGAATTACTGGGCGTAAAGCGTGCGCAGGCGGTCTTGTAAGACAGAGGTGAAATCCCCGGGCTCAACCTGGGAACTGCCTTTGTGACTGCAAGGCTGGAGTGCGGCAGAGGGGGGATGGAATTCCGCGTGTAGCAGTGAAATGCGTAGATATGCGGAGGAACACCGATGGCGAAGGCAATCCCCTGGGCCTGCACTGACGCTCATGCACGAAAGCGTGGGGAGCAAACAGGATTAGATACCCTGGTAGTCCACGCCCTAAACGATGTCAACTGGTTGTTGGGTCTTAACTGACTCAGTAACGAAGCTAACGCGTGAAGTTGACCGCCTGGGGAGTACGGCCGCAAGGTTGAAACTCAAAGGAATTGACGGGGACCCGCACAAGCGGTGGATGATGTGGTTTAATTCGATGCAACGCGAAAAACCTTACCCACCTTTGACATGTACGGAATCCTTTAGAGATAGAGGAGTGCTCGAAAGAGAGCCGTAACACAGGTGCTGCATGGCTGTCGTCAGCTCGTGTCGTGAGATGTTGGGTTAAGTCCCGCAACGAGCGCAACCCTTGCCATTAGTTGCTACGAAAGGGCACTCTAATGGGACTGCCGGTGACAAACCGGAGGAAGGTGGGGATGACGTCAAGTCCTCATGGCCCTTATAGGTGGGGCTACACACGTCATACAATGGCTGGTACAAAGGGTTGCCAACCCGCGAGGGGGAGCTAATCCCATAAAGCCAGTCGTAGTCCGGATCGCAGTCTGCAACTCGACTGCGTGAAGTCGGAATCGCTAGTAATCGTGGATCAGAATGTCACGGTGAATACGTTCCCGGGTCTTGTACACACCGCCCGTCACACCATGGGAGCGGGTCTCGCCAGAAGTAGGTAGCCTAACCGTAAGGAGGGCGCTTACCACGGCGGGGTTCGTGACTGGGGTGAAGTCGTAACAAGGTAGCCGTATCGGAAGGTGCGGCTGGATCACCTCCTTTCTGGAAACAAGCAATCAAGTTTGAACGTCCACACTTATCGGTTGTTGGAACAAGCCAGGTGGCTCGCTGATGAAGCGGGCTGCATGGAATGGGTCTGTAGCTCAGCTGGTTAGAGCACTGTGTTGATAACGCAGGGGTCGTTGGTTCGAGCCCAACTAGACCCACCATTAGGTTCCGATGCCAGTGCAAGAGGATCCCGGGGATTAGCTCAGCTGGGAGAGCACCTGCTTTGCAAGCAGGGGGTCGTCGGTTCGATCCCGTCATCCTCCACCAATGAAAAAGATAGCGCCCAAAGGTGCTACAATCATTGGCTCGGCATATGAGAGTTCAATACAAAAGCAGTCTTGCAAAGACTGCTTTTGTATTGATCGATCCGATCAATAGGCTGTTCTTTAAAAATTCATAGAGTCGAAAATCAGCGTTGCTGGTGGAAAGCATGAAAAAAATGCACCGTGCCACCAGCAACGATTTTGATTGCGTCAACACGAATTCAAACTTTGAATTCAAGTAATGACGAATCATTCTCTAGGCGCAAATCGAAAGATTTGCACCGAAGAATCATTCACATTACGGCATAACGCGTAAGGTGAGAGACCTTACAAGTCTTTGAAAACCGAAATGGCGACCATCTCGCAAGAGAGGTCAAAGTTATAGGGTCAAGTGACTAAGAGCATGTGGTGGATGCCTTGGCGATTACAGGCGACGAAAGACGTGATAGCCTGCGATAAGCTTCGGGGAGCTGGCAAATAAGCTTTGATCCGGAGATTTCTGAATGGGGAAACCCACCTAGCAATAGGTATCGGCAGCTGAATACATAGGCTGTCGAAGCGAACCTGGAGAACTGAAACATCTAAGTACCCAGAGGAAAAGACATCAACCGAGATTCCGATAGTAGTGGCGAGCGAAT comes from the Comamonas terrigena NBRC 13299 genome and includes:
- the cheD gene encoding chemoreceptor glutamine deamidase CheD; this encodes MAPPSAPVFHRPAAAQPPAPPSSLEALKRRTPKPGEASFFYFDPHFQFNAVKVLPGEYFVTGENMAIVTVLGSCIAACLWDRTLNIGGMNHFMLPDGDAGDVSGRYGSYAMELLINEMMKLGARRETMQAKIFGGGQVMANFTTMNVGERNTDFVTQYLNTERIPIVSEDVLDIYPRKVVYFPTTGKALVKRLAHAHPEELVAQERRGNAATVAQSNAGGSVDLF